GCTAGTCGTTGCTAGAGTTGGGCAGTATAACGACTAGAATTGGTATCTTCTCTAGCCGGTATCAACGGATAGTATAACGGCTAGAGGGATAGGAGGTTTGTGTGGGTTTGGTGGGGCGGAattgttactccgacaaccgtgagtggtggtggagcggctaggatcacacagagcccaagagctaactgtgcggcgtgctgtgaaggtcgagggaatagtgaagctccgaccgctGTACGCATTGAGGCCtggggtgccaggagcagcacttcgaccttgggtttggttttgccgggctttacaaccaacggtccgaCGTCGGGGATAGTAAACCGCGAACGCCCCCATGGAAGGCataaagttccaaccggcggcttttagtggctaaagggtattttggaaataaacggaaatatttgaaaagcaaatataagtttaaattgtaaattcaattataagattaaatcaaatatttattcaaatggtatttgaataaattaaagaaattcaaataaaatcctaaaatagaaaatttgatatcaaaatgtatattttgaatttagatgaatttaggtccaagtttcactggaatcggatctacggtatagaagatatgggcttctaaagattggatttggaaataaataggaaaattaCGAAAGTGTACTGtgcaggggcccacctgtcagtccgttttctttttcttcttcttcctccgtctcttcttttctcctctctttccagCCGAGGCAGAcagggaggatggggaggaggggcgccggcTTTCCGACGGCcggaaggcggcgacgccggaggCGGGTGGTGTTCCCGAGCACTGCGCATCCGGGGAGGGCGGTGGATGGCAGAGAGGTAGAGGGAGGAGACCGGAACGGCAGCTGCAAGAACTTGCTCCGGCCGCTAAAAGAAGTGGCGATGGTGGCTGCTATGAGGTGGAAGTAAGGGGAAAACGGGAAAAATGGGTTCTCCTCATCGAGGCAAACCCGATGGCGCGAGGACTTGGCCGGCAATGCTGTGGTAAGGGAGATCGAACAATGGCCGGCATAGCTTAACATGgctaggagagagagaagagagagcttCAAGCTCTGATGTGGGGAGGGGAGGACGATCTCGCCAGCTATTTATAGGCGGCGGACGTCGGttcgcagaggaggaggagaaggaggacatggcgacggcggcgtggagaaGAGGAACACGGCGCCgacggttggcggcggcgtgcgcgtgtTGCA
The sequence above is drawn from the Oryza glaberrima chromosome 10, OglaRS2, whole genome shotgun sequence genome and encodes:
- the LOC127753029 gene encoding uncharacterized protein LOC127753029 isoform X1; translated protein: MLSYAGHCSISLTTALPAKSSRHRVCLDEENPFFPFSPYFHLIAATIATSFSGRSKFLQLPFRSPPSTSLPSTALPGCAVLGNTTRLRRRRLPAVGKPAPLLPILPVCLGWKERRKEETEEEEEKENGLTVESIIFGWQPVVFRGSDNQVAYLGFICVGASCFVDPRFLEDVAVVSSVREQELKSF
- the LOC127753029 gene encoding uncharacterized protein LOC127753029 isoform X2, with translation MLSYAGHCSISLTTALPAKSSRHRVCLDEENPFFPFSPYFHLIAATIATSFSGRSKFLQLPFRSPPSTSLPSTALPGCAVLGNTTRLRRRRLPAVGKPAPLLPILPVCLGWKERRKEETEEEEEKENGLTESIIFGWQPVVFRGSDNQVAYLGFICVGASCFVDPRFLEDVAVVSSVREQELKSF